ATATGAATGGAATGTAACAGGTTATAAGCGATAACGGGCATCATAACATTAATCTCCAATTGAGCACCCATCGTAGCCGCAGTGATTGTGGCATCATTGCCGATGACTTGCGCACAAACCATGTACATCATCTCAGCCATCACAGGATTTACTTTTCCTGGCATGATGGATGACCCAGGCTGAACAGCGGGAAGTATCAGCTCGCCAAGTCCAGTGCGTGGCCCTGAACCAAGTAAGCGTAGGTCGCTTGATATTTTTAATAGGTGAATCGCTAGCTCCTTTACAGCATGGCTTGCTTGAATAGCACCCATGGTATTTTGCATAAAAGCGAAACGATCACGAGGTTGCTTAAAAGGTTGGTCTGTTCGAAGTATAATCTCACGTAATGTTCGTTCTGCGTACTCAGGATGAGCGTTAATTCCAGTACCTACCGCGTTACCCCCAATACCCATCACGTATAACTCCAAGAGAGCATGCCGAATACTTTTTTCAGCCGATACTAGGGACGCTGCATAGCCTCCGAATTCTTGTCCCAGCCGGATGGGAACGGCGTCTTGTAAATGGGTTCTTCCTGATTTGATGATAGGATCAAATTGTTTGGATTTTTGTTTTAGGGCGTAGTGAAGTCGCTGAAGAGATGGTAGCAATTCTTTTTTTATCATTTCGACAGCACTAATATTAATCGCTACATGTATCGTATCATTGGTTGATTGAGCCATATTCACATGATCGTTGGGGTGGACAAGCGAAAAATCTCCTTTTTCACCACCTAATATTTCAATTGCGCGGTTTGCGATAACCTCATTTGCATTCATATTTTGAGAGGTACCCGCACCAGCTTGATAGGCATCTACTACGAATTGATCGTCCCATTTGCCATTAATCATTTCTTCTGCGGCTGTTACAATAGCTCTAGCAATAGGTTCGGATAAATTGCCCACTTCCCTATTTGCAACAGCCGCAGAGGCTTTGATGATTCCTTGTGCTTTAATGAATGCTCGTGGTAAACGAAGACCGCTAATGGGAAAGTTATGGATAGCGCGTGTGGTTTGTGCATCGTAATATACGGATCGAGGGATATACACCTCGCCTAACGTGTCTTTGCTGATGCGTTCATCCATCTGTAACACCCTTTCCATAAAAAAATTTTACGTAAATAATGACAAGCTATAAATACCGCTAATACAACATTTTTACCCATTTCCCCCAGCATTTAATCGACATAATGTCCAAATAGGCACTTGTTCAATGCCTTTTCCATTTGATAGAGTGGTGAGGTAACTTGTTCGTAGAAAGGATTTTACAAGCATGAAAAAATGGATGAAAACGTTCTTGGCAATTGGTTTTTCTCTGATTACGTTTGGAATTCAGCCAAGTTACGCTGCGCAACCACCAGCCCTACCACTAGAAGAAGTAAAAGGGGAGGGTGCGATTCTCATTGATGGCTCGTCAGGAACCGTTCTATTTGAAAAAAATCCCCAACAGTATTTATTTCCTGCTAGTATTACCAAAATCGCCACTGCTATTTATGCTATAGAAAACGGAAATATAAACGATATGGCCACCGTTTCTAATAAGGCGAGAACGGTAGAAGGATCCCGCGTCTATCTGGCTGAGGGTGAACAAGTATCCATGCGAAATTTACTCTTTGGGCTGATTTTAAATTCAGGTAATGATGCTGCCATTGTGATTGCCGAACATATGGCTGGTTCCACAGAAGCTTTTGCTGAAAAGGTTAATGCTTATTTAAAAGAAAAAGTCGGAGTAAAAAATACTCATTTTACGAATCCACATGGATTGCATGATGAGAATCACTACACAACTGCTGCTGACATGGCTAAGATTGCGCAGTATGCCATGAAAAATCCCTTCTTACGTGAAATTGCCGGTACCAAACGTTATGAATGGCACCAAAAAGAATGGGATACCGTGCTGGTCAATCATAATAAAATGCTTACTACTTATGAAGGAACCACAGGTTTAAAAAATGGCTTTACGGATCAAGCACGAAATACTTTGGTGGTTACAGCTAAACGGGGAGATACAGAACTGATTGCGGTTACCATGAAGGCACCATCTAATGTGGTTAGTTATCAGGATGTAAACAAAATGCTCGATTTTGGCTTTACCCATTATGAAACGAAAAAGATCGTAAATGCAGGACAATACCTGGTATACCAACCCCAGACTGATACCGAGAAGGCAGCAAACTTTTATACGGATAAAGATTTATTTATCACGGTTCCCAAACAGACTACATACGAACAAAAGCTACTGAACAACGGGGACCTTGAGGTGACTTTATCCAATGGAGAAGTGAGGAAGCTACATCTACAACCTGAAGTACTTCCGACGGCTGTTTCTACTTCAGAGGAGAGTGAACAGGTGATTACTCGTAATCCAATTGCTCTATATGGTATTGTCGTATTTTGGGCGCTACTTAACTTGTTTTTCATCCTTTTCTTCATTCGTTTATTACGCGCGAAACGGCGTACGAGGCGTACGAATATTGTGTTGAGGAAACGAGCAAATTAAAAATAAGCAAGCCTACTATGAGCTATATATGCGAAAGAACAATCGGACAAGCCGGTTGTTCTTTTTTTGCAGGAAAAAGTTATAATAGAAAAAGATGTAAGATTATTGAAAATATAGACAGACACATAGAAGAATGTAGGAGGGCATTGCAATGAGAATAGAAACGTTTACTAGCAAGGGTATAGGCTGTTTAAACGAAGATTCGTTGATTGTTCATCCAACCCTCCCTATTTATGGTGTGGTTGATGGTGTTACTTCACTACATGGATTCGTTAATGAAAATAAAGAAACCGGTGGATACCTGGCTTCAACAGCTATTGCTCGCTATTTTACACAGATACATAGACTGATCTCGTTACCAGACCACATAGCGACTGCTAATTTGCTTGTTCGTCTACACATGCAGGAAGCCGGAATTGATCTGTCTTTCAAACAAAATCTTTGGGGAGCCGCAGTTGGAATTGTGGCAATCGAGAAGAACGGTATATCGTATGCACAAACAGGAGACTGTATGATTTTTGCTGTATATGAAAATGGTAATGTACGTATATTAACTCGTCCACAAGTGGAGATGTTAGAAGAACGTACATTGCAAAAATGGCAGGAAGGCATTGAGAATGGTCTACTATCACGTGCGGAATTAAGTTTACTCATTCGAGATTTAATTATTCAAAATCGTGAATTACAAAATGAAACGAATGGCTATGGAGTATTAAATGGAGAGGAACAAGCCTTAGATTTTGTGGAATATGGCAGAATTAGTCGTGTTGGAGTAAAGCACGTGGTCATGATTACAGACGGATTGTTCTGGCCATTAGGCAATCAAAAAAAGCAGGATTGGTCATGGATGGTTCATAAAATAATGGATATGGGTCTAGAAAACTATGCTCAAGCGCTAACAAAGGTAGAAGAAAGCGATCCAGAGTGTGTGAAATACCCACGATTTAAAATCTCTGATGACAAAACGGGTATTATCCTTACACTATAAAGAAAGATTGGTATAATAGGGATTGAACCAAATAAAAAGGTGGTAATCAGCATGAAGTTATTTTTTCTCTCAGACATCCACGGTTCTTTAACCTATGCCCAAATAGCCCTAGAAGCATTTGAACGAGAACAGGCAACTCATTTAATCCTATTAGGAGATGTGATGTATCACGGACCACGTAATGCCCTACCAGACGGATATAATCCGTCTGAAGTAGCCACTCTGCTAAATAGGTATTCTAACAGCATTACAGCTGTACGTGGAAATTGCGATTCAGAAGTTGATCAGATGCTCCTTCATTTTCCGATTATGAGCGATTCTAATACGATCATTACGGATAAACGTCGTATTTTTGTTACGCATGGACATATTTATCATGAGGATCATCATCCGGCATTATCGGTTGGAGATGTGTTGATTCATGGTCACACACATATCCCGATGGCCAAGAAAAAGGGTGATCTATTTATCCTAAACCCTGGTTCCATAGCTATTCCGAAAGAGAATCATCCGCATACATATGGGGTGATTGAGGATGATCAGTTTTTGATTAAAAAATTGGATGGCGAGGTGTATATAGAGTCTTCACTCGTATTGAATTGATCGGGAATTCATACTACTATTGACATATCGGGAAATATCGATATAATCATCATTATGGATTATGTCATGATTTTTAAAGCTTTATCGAATGAAACCAGATTGCAAATGTTACATTGGTTAAAGGAGCCAGAGCTACACTTTCCGCCATCCTCTTGCAACTATGAGCATTTTCCAGGAGGAATCTGTGTAGGACAAATTCAAGAAAAAGCGGGTCTATCCCAATCGACCACGTCACAGTACCTAGCAATTATGCAACGTGCGGGGTTATTAGAAGCTAGGCGCTTTGGCCAATGGACGTACTATCGCAGAAATGAGGAAATGTTGCAGAAACTGGCTACATATTTCGAAAAGGAGTTGTAAAAGAAGAGTGGAACACCGTTTCATTTTTCTTTTTTAACCTAATATCGAAAATTTCCGATATTCCGATTTAGCATATTGCAGTGACTACACATGATATATCTTCAAAAGGAGAGTCCCATGAAAATTAGTGTACTGGATCAATCGTATGTAATAGATGGGGGAACCCCAGAGCTAGCCTTGGAGCAAACGACTGAGCTAGCGCAATACGTGGATGAAATTGGGTATCACAGGTATTGGGTGTCTGAGCATCATCATTCCGAAGCGCTAGCAGGTTCATCTCCAGAAGTTCTTATCGCTTATTTGGCGGCAAAAACGAAAAGAATTCGTATTGGGTCGGGGGGTGTAATGCTTCCTCATTACAGTGCATATAAAGTGGCAGAAAATTTTAACGTATTAAGCACTTTGGCCCCAGGTCGCATAGATGTAGGAATTGGGCGTGCTCCAGGGGGGATGCCACTCTCAACCAGAGCTCTACAGGATTTGCAGGCGCGTGACATAGATACATTTCCAGAGCAAGTCCAGCATCTAATTAGCTACATTGACGACAGATGGAATGGGGAACAGCCTTTTCCAGGATTAAAAGCTACTCCACTTCCAGCGCATAAGCCTGAAATCTGGATGCTTGGATCTAGTGACAACAGTGGATCGGTAGCTGGGCAGCTGGGATTGCCATATGCATTTGCTCACTTTATCAATTCCCAACCAGGAGCGATGGACCAGGCTATTCGGCAGTATCTACGTGCATTTCAAGCATCATCACGTCTTCTACAACCCAAAGTACTTGCAGCAATGAAAATCATTGTGGCAGATACAGATGCAGAGGCGAATGAACTCGCGCTAAGTGCGTTACATCTTACTCATTTATTGTATCGGGGACGTTTGCAACCGCTTGTTAGCCCGAAAACGGTAAATGCCTACCCCTATACCGCAAGTGAATTTGCTGAGATAGAAGCAATGAAGCGTACATTCCTAATCGGATCAGTACAAACCGTTGCCCTAAAAATCAGAGAACTACAAGAGCGATATCCGATTGAAGAGTTGATGGCAGTTTCACCTATTTATGATGTAAGTGCCCGTAAACGATCCTATGCCTTATTAAAGCAGGCTGTGGATGAAGCAAGTTCGGGTTATACATACAGCTAAAAAATCATTCAAATCAAATGCAGGAAACAAAACTAAGGAGGAAGAAAGATGACTGTGAAATTATTTCAACCCTATCAAGTAAAAGAGGTTACATTAAAAAATCGTATTGTCATGGCTCCCATGTGCATGTATTCTGCAACTGAAAAAGACGGAAAAGTTACTGACTTTCATATTACGCACTACTCAACACGCGCTGTAGGACAGGTAGGTCTTATAATCGTGGAAGCTACTGCTGTTGAAGCTCAGGGACGTATTTCTGAATTTGACCTAGGGATATGGAATGATGAACACATTGCTGGATTACAAAGAATTGTCGACCAAGCACATCAATACGGGGCTAAAATGGGTATTCAATTAGCGCATGCTGGCCGAAAAGCAGAGGTTCCTGGTACCATCTATGGGCCATCTGCAATTGCTTTCGACGAGGGTAGTCGCGTTCCAAAAGAAATGTCAGTTGAGAAAATCAAACAGACAGTAGAAGCATTTAAGCAAGCAGCAATTCGAGCCAAACAAGCAGGCTTTGATGTCATTGAAATTCATGCTGCTCATGGATATTTATTGCATGAATTTTTATCTCCGCTCTCTAATCAACGAACAGATGAATATGGGGGCTCTCAAGAAAATAGATACCGTATATTATCAGAAGTAATAACAGAAGTAAAGAGTGTTTGGGAAGGTCCGTTGTTGGTGCGTGTCTCCGCTACCGACTACACAGAAGGGGGCTTAACCATCGAGGATCACGTACAATTCGCAGCTTGGATGAGAGAACAGGGCGTGGATCTTATTGACGTTAGTTCTGGAGCGCTCGTACGGGCTACTATTAATGTGTATCCAGGCTATCAAGTAAAATTATCAGAGCAAATTAAAGAAGAAGCGAACATTCCAACTGGTGCAGTAGGATTAATTACATCTCCAATACAAGCAGAAGAGATTTTACAAAATAATCGTGCAGATGTAATCATTTTGGGCCGCGAGCTGTTACGCAATCCATACTGGGCTAGAGGTGCTGCAGATGAATTGCAAGTGGAGATTGAAGCACCAAGACAGTATCGATTGGGCTGGTAAACGTAAGCGTATGCGTGACAACATTCATTCTTGAATGGATTGCAGGTACCCTTTTAAAAAAATTGTTTGTAGAAATTACAAATTGACTATGAGAAGCTAGTGATCCTTTGGACGTATAGGATTCTAGCTTTTCTTGTGTTAGGCGATTATTGCAAGAAAGCTGAGATATTTGTGAATGTACATAAATACAGCAATTGGTTTGACCTTATGGATAAAATGGTATAAGTTATAGTATATATATGAAATATATTTCTGACAATTTAAATAAAGCTTACAATACATTAAAAGAGGGGTTACTATGCCAATTCCTAAGAATTACACTTCTTCTATTCGCTTAACGGCAAAAGAAAAAGCGTTTCGACAGCTACAGAGCTGGATTATTGATGGAACCTTAGAGCCTGGGGAAAAGTTATATGATGCTGAAATTGCAGAAGCGATAGGAGTAAGCAGGACTCCTGTAAGGGAAGCCTTTCAGCTACTCGAAGTCCAAGGCTTTATTGAAACCTATCGAGGGCGAGATACAAGAGTTACTACTGTTTCAAAAGAAGATGTACAGACGATGTATTTACCCCTTGCTTCCCTGCAAGCATTGGCAGCCAAATTAGCTGCGACTACAATTACAGAAGAACAAATTGCAAAATTAAACGACGTAAATGTTAGCTATAGACAAGCAATCCATGATAAAGACGTACCTAAAATTGTAGAAATGGATAGTCAATTTCACACCTTTATTTTAGAAATTGTGGACAATCCCTATATTATTAATTTTACGTCTGTCCTTCAGCTACATATTCAACGCTTAGAATATATATTTTTTAAGCAACAACACATTCCTAAGGAAGATTCTATTGGTGAACATGAGAGAATTGTTCAAGCCTTTATACAGAAAAATGGACAACTAGCTGCAGAGATTATGGAGCAAAATTGGCTGCGTCCTATGAAAGAAGTATATCAACTGATGCAATATAAGAAACCGTGAAGAATGGTAGATCAGTGAGGAGACCATATGAATACTGAAAAGATCGTGCTGTCTAGAAAAGTCGGAGTTGCCTTGGTACTTACAGGAGCTGTGTTGTGGGGGATATCAGGCACTGTTGCTCAGTATCTGTTTCAGCAACAAGGCTTTAGTCCCGAGTGGTTAGTTGTTATACGTCTATTACTGTCAGGTATTATTCTATTAGGAGTTGCCTATAGAAAAAAGAAACAAAATATCTGGGGAATCTGGAAAAACAACCAGGAACGACTCAATCTTATCTTATTTGGTATCCTAGGAATGTTAGCTGTTCAATATACCTATTTTGCGGCTATTAAGCACGGAAATGCAGCGACGGCTACTATCCTTCAATACTTGGCACCTGTGCTTATTACATGCTATGTAGCCATTCGGTTGAAAAGGTTTCCCACTTTAAAAGAATTGCTAGCTGTCATTTTGGCACTTTTAGGAACATTTTTACTGGTTACACATGGAAGCATCCGTAGCCTATCTATTTCTGGATGGGCATTATTTTGGGGGATTGCCTCGGCTGTAGCATTGGCTTTTTATACATTACATCCACATAAACTTCTTGCCAAATGGGGAGCAGCAATCGTAGTAGGTTGGGCAATGCTAATAGGAGGTATTGGTTTTAGTTTGGTCCATCCACCATGGAGATTGGAGGGGCAATGGTCGATTTCTTCCTCTTTAGCCGTCATTTTTATTGTGTTATTTGGAACACTTATTGCTTTTTATTGCTATTTGGAAAGTCTCAAGTATCTTAGTGCCTCCGAAACTAGTTTATTAGCTTGTGTCGAGCCTGTTTCAGCAGCTGTCTTATCAGTGATCTGGCTACATGTATCCTTTGGCTTTACAGATTGGGTAGGTACTTTGTGTATTCTTGTTACCATTGCTATACTCTCCCTGGGTGGGAATAAGGAGACCGTAAAGACAAATTAGGTTTTACCTTCCTTCTGAACGAGAAAGATCA
This is a stretch of genomic DNA from Brevibacillus laterosporus DSM 25. It encodes these proteins:
- a CDS encoding class II fumarate hydratase → MDERISKDTLGEVYIPRSVYYDAQTTRAIHNFPISGLRLPRAFIKAQGIIKASAAVANREVGNLSEPIARAIVTAAEEMINGKWDDQFVVDAYQAGAGTSQNMNANEVIANRAIEILGGEKGDFSLVHPNDHVNMAQSTNDTIHVAINISAVEMIKKELLPSLQRLHYALKQKSKQFDPIIKSGRTHLQDAVPIRLGQEFGGYAASLVSAEKSIRHALLELYVMGIGGNAVGTGINAHPEYAERTLREIILRTDQPFKQPRDRFAFMQNTMGAIQASHAVKELAIHLLKISSDLRLLGSGPRTGLGELILPAVQPGSSIMPGKVNPVMAEMMYMVCAQVIGNDATITAATMGAQLEINVMMPVIAYNLLHSIHILTNAMEVFREKCIEGLQADAERCQYYVEQSTALATSLNPVIGYEKAAKLAKTAYQEKKTVREIVARDTELTTIEINELLNPARLV
- a CDS encoding D-alanyl-D-alanine carboxypeptidase family protein, with translation MKKWMKTFLAIGFSLITFGIQPSYAAQPPALPLEEVKGEGAILIDGSSGTVLFEKNPQQYLFPASITKIATAIYAIENGNINDMATVSNKARTVEGSRVYLAEGEQVSMRNLLFGLILNSGNDAAIVIAEHMAGSTEAFAEKVNAYLKEKVGVKNTHFTNPHGLHDENHYTTAADMAKIAQYAMKNPFLREIAGTKRYEWHQKEWDTVLVNHNKMLTTYEGTTGLKNGFTDQARNTLVVTAKRGDTELIAVTMKAPSNVVSYQDVNKMLDFGFTHYETKKIVNAGQYLVYQPQTDTEKAANFYTDKDLFITVPKQTTYEQKLLNNGDLEVTLSNGEVRKLHLQPEVLPTAVSTSEESEQVITRNPIALYGIVVFWALLNLFFILFFIRLLRAKRRTRRTNIVLRKRAN
- a CDS encoding protein phosphatase 2C domain-containing protein, giving the protein MRIETFTSKGIGCLNEDSLIVHPTLPIYGVVDGVTSLHGFVNENKETGGYLASTAIARYFTQIHRLISLPDHIATANLLVRLHMQEAGIDLSFKQNLWGAAVGIVAIEKNGISYAQTGDCMIFAVYENGNVRILTRPQVEMLEERTLQKWQEGIENGLLSRAELSLLIRDLIIQNRELQNETNGYGVLNGEEQALDFVEYGRISRVGVKHVVMITDGLFWPLGNQKKQDWSWMVHKIMDMGLENYAQALTKVEESDPECVKYPRFKISDDKTGIILTL
- the yfcE gene encoding phosphodiesterase, encoding MKLFFLSDIHGSLTYAQIALEAFEREQATHLILLGDVMYHGPRNALPDGYNPSEVATLLNRYSNSITAVRGNCDSEVDQMLLHFPIMSDSNTIITDKRRIFVTHGHIYHEDHHPALSVGDVLIHGHTHIPMAKKKGDLFILNPGSIAIPKENHPHTYGVIEDDQFLIKKLDGEVYIESSLVLN
- a CDS encoding ArsR/SmtB family transcription factor produces the protein MDYVMIFKALSNETRLQMLHWLKEPELHFPPSSCNYEHFPGGICVGQIQEKAGLSQSTTSQYLAIMQRAGLLEARRFGQWTYYRRNEEMLQKLATYFEKEL
- a CDS encoding LLM class flavin-dependent oxidoreductase encodes the protein MKISVLDQSYVIDGGTPELALEQTTELAQYVDEIGYHRYWVSEHHHSEALAGSSPEVLIAYLAAKTKRIRIGSGGVMLPHYSAYKVAENFNVLSTLAPGRIDVGIGRAPGGMPLSTRALQDLQARDIDTFPEQVQHLISYIDDRWNGEQPFPGLKATPLPAHKPEIWMLGSSDNSGSVAGQLGLPYAFAHFINSQPGAMDQAIRQYLRAFQASSRLLQPKVLAAMKIIVADTDAEANELALSALHLTHLLYRGRLQPLVSPKTVNAYPYTASEFAEIEAMKRTFLIGSVQTVALKIRELQERYPIEELMAVSPIYDVSARKRSYALLKQAVDEASSGYTYS
- the namA gene encoding NADPH dehydrogenase NamA, producing the protein MTVKLFQPYQVKEVTLKNRIVMAPMCMYSATEKDGKVTDFHITHYSTRAVGQVGLIIVEATAVEAQGRISEFDLGIWNDEHIAGLQRIVDQAHQYGAKMGIQLAHAGRKAEVPGTIYGPSAIAFDEGSRVPKEMSVEKIKQTVEAFKQAAIRAKQAGFDVIEIHAAHGYLLHEFLSPLSNQRTDEYGGSQENRYRILSEVITEVKSVWEGPLLVRVSATDYTEGGLTIEDHVQFAAWMREQGVDLIDVSSGALVRATINVYPGYQVKLSEQIKEEANIPTGAVGLITSPIQAEEILQNNRADVIILGRELLRNPYWARGAADELQVEIEAPRQYRLGW
- a CDS encoding GntR family transcriptional regulator; translated protein: MPIPKNYTSSIRLTAKEKAFRQLQSWIIDGTLEPGEKLYDAEIAEAIGVSRTPVREAFQLLEVQGFIETYRGRDTRVTTVSKEDVQTMYLPLASLQALAAKLAATTITEEQIAKLNDVNVSYRQAIHDKDVPKIVEMDSQFHTFILEIVDNPYIINFTSVLQLHIQRLEYIFFKQQHIPKEDSIGEHERIVQAFIQKNGQLAAEIMEQNWLRPMKEVYQLMQYKKP
- a CDS encoding DMT family transporter, whose product is MNTEKIVLSRKVGVALVLTGAVLWGISGTVAQYLFQQQGFSPEWLVVIRLLLSGIILLGVAYRKKKQNIWGIWKNNQERLNLILFGILGMLAVQYTYFAAIKHGNAATATILQYLAPVLITCYVAIRLKRFPTLKELLAVILALLGTFLLVTHGSIRSLSISGWALFWGIASAVALAFYTLHPHKLLAKWGAAIVVGWAMLIGGIGFSLVHPPWRLEGQWSISSSLAVIFIVLFGTLIAFYCYLESLKYLSASETSLLACVEPVSAAVLSVIWLHVSFGFTDWVGTLCILVTIAILSLGGNKETVKTN